Part of the Lotus japonicus ecotype B-129 chromosome 6, LjGifu_v1.2 genome, tggttagttcagtgtattatttggtcaAATCAGCAGGAAAAAGAGATGTTTGAAGGTGTTTTTACTGTATcaatgtctatgaatcattattgTTTGTTAAGTGTTAATGTGTTAATTTAATTGGCTGTTTTTTATCATGTATTCTCTTTTTAATATCCTTCAACAATTTGAATCAATTGGCTCAATACCGTTATAGTTATTCTCGTGTATATACATGGTTTTTTAGTAGGTGGTTCCAATGAGAAACCAAGTAATATTTCTTGAGTTTTGTTACATCTCTGTTTTAAGACCTAACAAGTTGTTTTACCAAATGAATGTCTTGAGCACAATGTTAGCACACGCTTCAGACTATTGTGATTTATACCTTCAGTAACATCTTATTGTAACAATCTCAAGAGTTAAAGATGGAAAACAACAATAACATCACTTTTCCTCCCACCAACAATGCCGCTGCTACTACTTCGATAGTcattgtttctttctgaaaatatgaataaaaaaatttcttctccGTTCTGAATGTTTTTTAAATTATGGAATAAAATATGTTCTCTATttatgtatttattttattgttgcTATATTATATCTTAATTTGATTCTTATATATCTGAAcctcataaaaataaaataaaacaaaacttttGTTCACGTGAGAAACGCGGATGTAGacaattaaaaattttaatttttctttttcttttacggTTCACCATatcaattaatttatttttcatttagctTATGAATTTACAATTTGACTGGTTTATATTACTTAGGCTAAGTGGAAGATAAATTACTTAGCGAGTATTCTGTCAGGAATAAAAATTGAGATTGCTAAATAGCAATAGCAATTGCAAATAACAAAATATTTAATGGTGAAACATATATGTATAAGGTGATGAAGTAGCTTCATATTCATTGATTATTAAAGTAGAGATTAGAGAATTTGGCCAACTCTCTCGGcaaaggaaattaatataaaacaTCGAGGGGAATGTGACTTGGACATTTGAAAATTAACAGTGATGGTAGTCCAACTTTTGTCATTGGAGATCCCATGAAGAAAGCTTTATATGATATAAACAAGCCAGTTGTTAGGAAATGATAATTCCacattaattatataagaaaatCAGAGAACACTATGAATTTTCACATGAATTACAAACATATATGAAAGAAAAGGAAATGATTGCTCCCACCCACCCAAAAAATTCACCGCAAATCCAACAGCTTTTATAAGGTAACACGCAGAAGTTGTGGCCTCCATCTCCCCATATCTTATATGCTAAAACATTATTTTGCACAATCTGAGTGGCATGCACAAAATCAAGGTCACCACTGACAACATTCCAGGTACTCAACCAGTCCAGAGCAGGGTATGGTTCACAGTTGAAGAGCCCATAAGAATGTGAAAAGGTTAAACTGGAATAATAGCTAGTTGCCTCacagaaaaataaacaaacgaCCTGTTTGTGACTTAAACTTGGAGATGCTTAGCAGTATGCATGTATATAATTGCATTAAACAACATACTATTATGTCTAACAAATGTACACTTCAAAGACCACTTGGAATTAAGTAGTCCACCATTATAACACCCAACAGAACCCCTATATGAAGAAAGGATTTGCCTCTTCTAAAATAGAGGGCAATATCGAAGGAAGTGCAAAAGCATCATTGATTGAAAAATCAATAGTTAATACTAACTTCAAAAAAATGCATAAAACTGTTGTTAGAAACTTAACCATTGATTTTATCATAATTACAAACTTCTTCATCTTAAGTTCACCCACACTTTCTAGAGCTAAACCCATGGAGAGAATATCTATTGCCAAGGGCGAAGACTAACAAAACCTAAGTGTATCTTAACGTAAAGGTTTTACAATGGCTAGCGGATGCGATCAAAACAACCTTATAGGAAGTGATGTGATTTCAGAAACCTGTTGATACTAATTGAGAATTATCACAAGTATGCGTCTAACTAAATGTAACTAAAAAAAGCAACTGTAGCATAACCTGACATGGCTATGTCAACATCTTTCACATAGGCTCACCAATCATAACTAAAGGAAAGATCACTTTTCAGGAAGAAAAGGGACTTCAGAAACCTGTTGAAACTAATTGAGAACTATCACAAGGATGCATCTAACCAAACATAACTAAATAAAAGCAACTGTAGCATAACCTGAAATGGCTATGCTAACATCTTTCACATAGGCTCACCAATCATaactaaaggaaagatcaagaaCAAGAACTCCTTCCAACAAAATTCTAATAAGTATGACCTACAATAATACACATTCACACAACTCCACCGAAATTCTAACTAAAAGTATCAAATCCAGAATCATGACAGTCTAACTTGCGGACATCTGCTTATCACATAGACGTATAATGTGCCTAGCTAGCAAGAACATGTAGGCTGATGACTGATAGGAAGCTCTAGATTGGTGATGTTGAGAAAGCTCTAGATTGAAGGTGTTCTATCTTCAGATGTCTAAGCAATTGATTATAATAGACGTGCTAGTGTTCGTCTGACTTCTAGAAAGTGTCCACCTGCGGAAAGTGCCTTGTGTCTAGAAAATGCTTAAACCTGCATGCAACTTCTAGTGGCAAAGCTTATTGTTAAAACTATCTTGCATAAGGATGGTAACGGCTACTGCCCCCATAACCTGCCCTACTACCAGCATACATTCCTCCTCCTGCCCCACCATAACCAGCACCAGGGCCGTCAAAACCCTCACCAGTGCCTGGACCACCATAACTTCCATAAGCCCCACCACCTCTTCCATAGGCGCctaacccaccaccaccatatcCACCACCAAGACCGCCCATGTAAGATCCATAGCGGCCTGAGTATCCAAAAGATGACTCTCCATAGCGGCCTGCATAGCCACCAGAACCAGCACCAGCACCAGCACCATAGCTCCCAAAACTACCACTGAAGTCATCAGTTCCATAACCACCATAATCACCAAGCCTACCACCATAAAGTGACCTATAAGATCCAGGGCCATAACCGCCACTGCCAAAACTCCCATAAGAATCAGCAAATCCACTGAAACCATCATTGTAAGAACGTGGCCTAGAGTCACTAGCAAATGGAGGAAGAGAACCAGAGTTCGAGGATTTCTTTGGTTCAGCCTTCTTGATCTCAACCTACAACAAAGAAGCAAGTCAACCTAGATTCATTCATAACAACTTTTTTTTGCCTGGCTAGAGCCGAGAAAAACTAAAACCTGTAGTGACCCCTCCTCATAAATCAAACTATAGAGATAACACTAACaataaaaacatcaaattattgAAAAACAACCGGAAGCACCAACTTTCAATTTCCTTGACATTACACATCCTTTCACATTGAAATTGGTGACTACTTCATGATAATTGGTATGGCTAGCTTCGACCATATTGCACACACTAAAAGCACAAACAGAACATACCTGAGTACCAGCCATGTCAATCATGTTCCCATCAGTTAAAATGGTATCAACAACCTTCTCATTGTCGAAAACTATAAACCCAAATCCCCGGGACCTTTTCGTGGTGTGGTCGCGAATTATCTCGTGCTCCACAACCTTCCCATATTTTGAGAAGAAGCCCTTAAGCTCGTCTGAAAATCCACACACCAAagcacacacaaaaaaaacattattagattaaaaaaacacagAAAATAAACATCAATCATtgttaaacaaatcaaaatacatCGTTTAAAACATACCTTCAGATACTGAAGTTGGAATACCACCAACAAAaatcttcttcgtcttgaagtcaTTCGATTGCGAAGAACCCTTTGGAATAGTCCTCTTGATCTCAACCTAACAAcccaaaaacaacaacattGAGAACCCAATTATCTACCAAAGGAAAACCCTAAACAACGAAACCTGACCTGTTTGCCATTGATGATATGATTCTCCTGAATGACATGGTCTACAACAGCAGGATCCGCATACGTGATGAACCCGAATCCCCTGGGTCGACCCGTGTGTCGATCCTTCATGATCACAGAGTCGGTTATCTCTCCGTATTTCTCAAAGTACTTCACGAACGTATCTGcagaaatcaaaatcaaaatcaaatcaatcaGCAACAAACCAATTACACCAATTTCGAAACAGGAAGAGAATCAAATCATTGTTGATTTTACTCACCCAAGGTGGTGTCCTTGGCTAACCCTCCGATGAAGATTTTCCTGCACGAAAACGAAAGGAATGAGAATCGAAGAacgagagaagaagaagaagaggaagagaatggAAACAGAGGAAGAAAGGAGCGAACCCGGGACTGGCACCGTCGCCGGAGTGAGGGTTATCGAGCTTTCTAGAAGCCATGGTTGCAGATCGGGAAGTTTTTGCGACCTGCAAAAGATGTTTCGGAATATCGCGATTGAAAGAGTGAGAGAGGAGTTAAAGTGGTTAGGGTTGTTATTATATAGCTATCCTATTGGGCTTGCTTGCACTTGGGTTCGGGCTTTACCTAATTTAGTTTTATTTGGTACATAGGTTTTTTCTTAACGAGGTATTTCCATAATCGGTAGTCTTGAGATGATAGGGGCAACTTTACACTATGTTTGATGGAATGAAGATAAGTAAGAGAGAAGTAGGGGGAAGAGATAGGATAATCACCCTTGTTTGGTGGAAGggagaaggagaaagagggaaTTGCAAATGTGGGTCTCACCTTTTTGCAGTCTCCCCAAAATGAGAAGAGATGGGGTTGACGACCTTTTTTTGTCGGCTTTTGCAATGTAGTGGCGGTTTTAAGGTGCTAGAGAAGTGTCTTAaaaatgcaagtctcctaaagctactCTCGTGTACAAAATGAAATCAACACaaaaccaagaagtgcaagtgagtcaggatcctccaagGAAATTTATAGTGAAGGGTTAAAGATGGACCACTCATATCAACTCTATCCTAAAGATAACACTTAGAAGATCGAAGTCTCCCCCTCTCTTTCccagttatagtcttaggtagactatactTCAAACACCCAACctaaaccaaaaatcacaaacaatccccggcaacggcgccaaaaattTGTTGGGAATTCGCAAGTGCAcaaatccacccggttttaaatatcgaaccacagggattgtgagtgaatgaattcggttcaagccttgagtatgaaggtttgttttattgaaacaaagatatgtcgaagtagtaataaggaaaaacgaaactaaaaagacaattcagaaaataacatgttttgcgttcttgttcaactagtcaattcaagcatatcattctaagcacatgaactcatgaatctctcattgatgttatagcctaagcaacttaCATATCGATGCCACGCATatataattctttcaaaccaaaagataagccaaattccttgtgtacttaaacatttgtttgaagcataaagattacaaagttcaggccaacaaaccccaacccttcctctattcctagtagccaagatagaaggggtaatcccaaatcggttccctaatctataacaaacttccgttctaattatagaaaagcataaagcaagcatgcatacaagcttagattgaaattcagaaaatgggattcaagggaagaagaagaaaatgtgggaaagaacttaagattataactcaaatatgaaaagtcttacaagaaaatcaaagcaatagaagagagtcatgcttggctaagaacctgaattacaagcttggaagccttctctcactcttctagatgttcctctccttctaaaACTTGTGTAAAAATGGAATGggtatcaaagattacaaaagaaaaccactaTATAACATGTTTTTTCTAGTGACaaatttgtttgattttgttttgcagaagcataataatatattttcttattttttttccaaatgatgcattatataatttttaatgtAATAATTTATTCTATGCTGTTTTCCTTACAACATGATTTAAGCTCTTGCAACTTATTGCTGGTAAAATAATTAAAGAGATATATGTTCCTAGCCTCTCATACACAGGAAGTGGGTAGGCTCTATTAAATGCCAACTCATTCCCCACTGAACGCTTCACATCTTCTTCTTGAATTTTCAAGGGCAATTTTGGTTCAAATTCCTCTCCGAAGCTTTTTTAAACAACCTCGTAGCATTGCGTTGCTCCTCAACTACGTGTGAAGGTTAAATCTTGTTTAAACAATAATGATTAACAATAAGAGCCAAAGCATTGCGTTGCTCCTCAACTACGTGTGAAGGTTAAATCTTGTTTAAACAATAATGATTAACAATAAGAgccaaaaaaatgtttttaactTTGATATCTAGATAACTTTACAATAGAGTATGTATATGAATTTCGCATAGAAATAAAGAGCTTACCTAGAACAAATTGCCCTTGACTAACTGAATCCAAAAATAATTTGTATGTGAAGTAACCCAGCAAGTATCAGTCATTAGCGGTTGTCTGAATTTTAAGAAATGgtataaaatcatttttttatgcCGGAATTGTGTCACTTGTAGTCTCTTTAACTTTTGAAATGTCCATTAAAGTAATCTTGTATTTATGTTTTGTGACTCTACATTTCCTAGTAGATGTTTCCTTCACACAATGTGTCACTAAACTGTACCACTTGATTCCGACCAATTGTTTCATGGATCATTGAGTGcggttttattttcaaaatgaaaattttcaattataaaaattcatgtttttttttatgcgAACAATTAATAGTTTGAATTAGGTACCATGAAAATTGgacaaacaaagaaaatagaATACTTGTTCATCGATTAAGAGCAACTCACTACTATTAACAACTTGAGGTTTTTTGAAATCTCTTGTTTCCCACACATGGAACACACAGACTTTGATCTTCGATTCGATCTTTGTTGCAGAAATATCGGATACCTAATGCAAAGTTTGACCCATCCTACATAACAAAAAATTGAGAATATCGAAGAGGAAATATTTTGTTGGGGGTTCAAGAGGAAGGGAtatgagagttttttttttattgaatgacctttaacttttaagatttattattaatattaattattagttgattaaagTTTATACAAATCTAAACTAATGAAATGTATCTCATGGAATTTCCTATGTTTTCTTAATCTTTTTTCTCTAGATTTCACATTTTAGTTTAAAGCAACCAACCAACTCTTAGCATGGGAGCTGAGTTTTGGTCATGTTATTTGTGAGAGCGACTCCCATGATGCTATCCGGATGTTGGACTCCCCCCTTTGACGTCGCATTTGGGAGCTTTACTGATGGAGATTGTTGACATTTCTACCTCCGTTGCGTGCTAGTTTCCGACATGTCTCTCGCGAAGTTAATATGTGTGCTTACAGGCTTACTTCTTTGGGTTTACGCTTTCAATTGGGTCTCCGAAATCGGTTCTTGCCCCCAGCTAAGTTGAATCATCTTCTTGCGTCAAACCGACATTGTTCTCTTATTCATGTTTAATGTTGctttttttttagtttcattTATTTAACAAAATAAAGTTTAAccaatttttgttatttttttttatcttgggCAATAGAACAGTTGAGTAAGAACTTAACTTTAGATATATAACTTGAGTTTATTTACCGTACACAACTTTTTTCTTGTGTAAGATTGCACAACCCTAGAAATACATTCTATAGCAGTTTGATGCAGGTCTTTTTGATTTAAAAACAAATACTAATATATTTTCACTTTTAGTCCATATGTAACATAAATTATGATTCTCAACCCATACTTTATCTAATTCATTCTTTCTCCTACCTAGCATTTAGGAAATCCACAAATGACCCTAGACACGTTAGATTTGATTTTGGAATTTATTGGGTCATCTTTTATCCTTAACTCTGATTAAGGTTGAGGAACTGAGAATACATTGTTGCTTGTGATTTGCACCCAGTAGACAGATGAGCAAGCGGCTGCTGAGCAAGTGGCTGCTGAGCAAGAGGCAGCTGAGCAAGAGGAGAAGGGGTAGATGAGAATGAGGAAGTGCCAGATGAGGATGAGGAAGTGATTGATGTGGATGAGGAAGGGTCAGATGAGAATGAGGAAGTGCTAGATGAGGAATGCTTGATTCTATATCATTAGCTTTAGTGTCATTGTGGTCTAGCCTGAAAATTTTGCAATGTTTTATGGCAATAATATGATGGAAAGAGTTCTTAACTCAACTTATAAATTGCTCGCGCAAGTGCTAGAGTTTGTTAAAAGTATTAACATATTTTTTGTGTTATACTTGTGAGGTTTATAGTTT contains:
- the LOC130723264 gene encoding heterogeneous nuclear ribonucleoprotein 1, which translates into the protein MASRKLDNPHSGDGASPGKIFIGGLAKDTTLDTFVKYFEKYGEITDSVIMKDRHTGRPRGFGFITYADPAVVDHVIQENHIINGKQVEIKRTIPKGSSQSNDFKTKKIFVGGIPTSVSEDELKGFFSKYGKVVEHEIIRDHTTKRSRGFGFIVFDNEKVVDTILTDGNMIDMAGTQVEIKKAEPKKSSNSGSLPPFASDSRPRSYNDGFSGFADSYGSFGSGGYGPGSYRSLYGGRLGDYGGYGTDDFSGSFGSYGAGAGAGSGGYAGRYGESSFGYSGRYGSYMGGLGGGYGGGGLGAYGRGGGAYGSYGGPGTGEGFDGPGAGYGGAGGGMYAGSRAGYGGSSRYHPYAR